In the Arthrobacter zhaoxinii genome, one interval contains:
- a CDS encoding carbohydrate ABC transporter permease — MTTTATNIPADSPGVPPVAATRLKAAGGRQRPASKTGYWFLAPYLFFFGLFLVWPIIYGLWMSLTNRSLVTERSEFTGFSNYAEALSDPQMWSSLGNTLFFTVISSVPLVVVSFVMAYLVYTGLKGQWIWRLTFFAPFLLPVSVVTAIWGFLFTNDFGLINGLLDRAGLSQVGWLSDDQVAMWSIALVTLWWTVGFNFLLYLSALQNIPDHLYEAAQLDGAGSWRRLFSITLPMMKSTTGLIILLQALASLKVFDQIFLLTQGGPNGATRSILQYIYDSGFIGYRLGYASATSYIFFALIVLVSLAQMWFAKRKDS, encoded by the coding sequence ATGACCACCACCGCCACCAATATCCCCGCCGATTCTCCGGGCGTACCCCCTGTGGCCGCGACCCGGCTGAAGGCCGCCGGCGGACGGCAGCGGCCGGCGTCGAAAACCGGCTACTGGTTCCTTGCCCCCTACCTGTTCTTCTTCGGGCTCTTCCTGGTCTGGCCGATCATCTACGGGCTGTGGATGAGCCTGACCAACCGCTCCCTGGTTACCGAGAGGTCGGAATTCACCGGATTCTCGAACTACGCGGAGGCCCTCAGCGACCCGCAGATGTGGTCCTCGCTGGGCAACACGCTGTTCTTCACCGTCATCTCCTCCGTTCCGCTGGTGGTGGTCTCCTTTGTGATGGCCTACCTCGTTTACACGGGCCTGAAAGGGCAGTGGATCTGGCGCCTGACCTTCTTCGCGCCGTTCCTGCTCCCGGTGTCCGTGGTGACGGCCATCTGGGGCTTCCTCTTCACCAATGACTTCGGCCTGATCAACGGGCTGCTGGACCGCGCAGGCCTGAGCCAGGTGGGCTGGCTCAGCGACGACCAGGTGGCCATGTGGTCCATCGCCCTGGTCACCCTGTGGTGGACCGTGGGATTCAACTTCCTGCTCTACCTTTCAGCCCTGCAGAACATTCCAGACCATCTGTACGAGGCAGCCCAGCTGGACGGTGCCGGATCCTGGCGGCGCCTGTTTTCGATCACGCTGCCGATGATGAAAAGCACCACGGGCCTGATCATCCTCCTGCAGGCGCTGGCATCGCTGAAGGTCTTCGACCAGATCTTCCTGCTGACCCAAGGCGGGCCGAACGGGGCGACCCGTTCGATCCTGCAGTACATCTACGACTCCGGATTCATCGGGTACCGGCTGGGCTACGCCTCCGCCACCTCTTACATCTTCTTCGCGCTCATCGTCCTGGTCTCCCTGGCCCAGATGTGGTTCGCGAAGCGGAAGGATTCCTGA
- a CDS encoding glycoside hydrolase family 2 protein, whose protein sequence is MTLPAFDPPVTITDIPRPEHPRPQFVREHWLNLNGTWDFEIDRSDSGLDRGLLERGLSGTITVPFAPESELSGIGETDFLDAVWYRRTVTVPADWSGLRPILHFGAVDYDATVWANGVEVARHRGGFTPFEADLSAVAGPGDDVVITVRARDLHHEVQARGKQSTWFANTHCQYTRTTGIWQTVWLEGVPPTAVTRVQITPNLAARSFSVTAPLTSNLPDGTLTVRLTDNNGTTVAESSVSTAFDLAPTLVLTVAEADVRIWDVGDPQLYGVEVSLSSGDTEVDRIRSYTALRSVSIDGNSFRLNGRRVFQRLVLDQGYWPESLMTAPSDQALIEDIELSLAAGFNGARLHQKVFEERFLYHADIRGYLVWAEFGDWGVSGQGPMGANQKPDASFVSQWLEAVRRDINHPSIVGWCPLNETHQVLHDRITVLDDVTRAMFLATKLADPSRPVIDASGYSHRVLETDVYDSHSYEQDPEAFRTQQAGLAEGSPYLNRPETLGEIGLPHGKTEYSLPYAGQPFFISEYGGIWWNEQEAAAAAEGRAERAAVGNDQADSWGYGDRVRSEEEFYARFEGLTNVLLDDPDMFGYCYTQLTDVFQEKNGVYDFKRGEKFDVERLRRVQQRPAAYEERTD, encoded by the coding sequence ATGACCCTCCCCGCGTTTGATCCCCCTGTGACCATTACGGACATCCCCCGCCCGGAGCATCCCCGCCCCCAGTTTGTCCGCGAACACTGGCTCAACCTGAACGGGACCTGGGACTTCGAGATCGACCGCAGCGACTCCGGCCTGGACCGCGGCCTGCTGGAGCGCGGACTCTCGGGCACCATCACCGTTCCCTTCGCCCCGGAATCGGAGCTCTCCGGCATCGGGGAGACCGATTTCCTGGATGCCGTCTGGTACCGGCGGACCGTAACGGTTCCCGCGGACTGGTCCGGCCTGCGGCCGATCCTGCACTTCGGCGCCGTTGATTACGACGCCACGGTCTGGGCCAACGGCGTCGAGGTCGCCCGCCACCGCGGCGGATTCACCCCCTTCGAGGCGGACCTCTCCGCTGTCGCCGGTCCGGGTGACGACGTCGTCATCACCGTCCGCGCCCGGGATCTGCATCACGAGGTGCAGGCACGGGGCAAGCAGTCCACCTGGTTCGCCAACACCCATTGCCAGTACACCCGCACCACCGGCATCTGGCAGACCGTGTGGCTTGAAGGCGTACCGCCCACAGCGGTTACCCGGGTCCAGATCACTCCCAATCTGGCGGCCCGCAGCTTCAGCGTCACCGCCCCGCTGACCAGCAACCTGCCGGACGGCACCCTGACCGTACGGCTGACCGACAACAACGGCACCACCGTGGCGGAATCCTCCGTCAGCACCGCTTTCGATCTGGCTCCCACCTTGGTCCTCACCGTGGCCGAGGCCGACGTCCGGATCTGGGATGTGGGCGACCCGCAGCTCTACGGCGTGGAGGTTTCACTGTCCTCCGGAGACACCGAGGTGGACCGGATCCGCAGCTACACCGCACTGCGTTCGGTGAGCATTGACGGTAATTCGTTCCGTCTCAACGGCCGCCGGGTCTTCCAGCGTCTGGTCCTGGACCAGGGCTACTGGCCTGAGTCCCTCATGACTGCCCCCTCCGACCAGGCCCTGATCGAGGACATCGAGTTGTCCCTGGCTGCCGGCTTCAACGGTGCCCGGCTGCATCAGAAAGTCTTCGAGGAGCGCTTCCTGTACCACGCAGACATCCGCGGCTACCTGGTCTGGGCTGAGTTCGGCGACTGGGGTGTGTCCGGACAGGGCCCGATGGGGGCCAACCAGAAGCCTGACGCCTCCTTCGTCTCGCAGTGGCTCGAAGCGGTCCGCCGCGACATCAACCACCCCTCGATTGTGGGCTGGTGCCCGCTGAACGAGACCCATCAGGTGCTGCATGACCGGATTACGGTGCTCGACGACGTCACCCGCGCCATGTTCCTGGCCACCAAGCTGGCGGACCCGTCCCGTCCGGTGATCGACGCGTCCGGGTATTCGCACCGGGTGCTCGAGACCGATGTCTACGATTCCCACTCCTATGAGCAGGATCCCGAAGCCTTCCGCACTCAGCAGGCGGGGCTGGCCGAGGGGAGCCCCTACCTGAACCGGCCCGAAACGCTCGGTGAGATCGGCCTGCCGCACGGCAAAACGGAATACTCCCTGCCGTACGCCGGGCAGCCGTTCTTCATTTCGGAATACGGCGGCATCTGGTGGAACGAGCAGGAAGCAGCCGCGGCCGCCGAAGGCCGGGCCGAGCGGGCCGCCGTCGGCAACGACCAGGCCGACTCCTGGGGCTACGGGGACCGGGTGCGCTCCGAAGAGGAGTTCTACGCCCGCTTCGAAGGGCTGACCAACGTCCTGCTGGATGACCCGGACATGTTCGGGTACTGCTACACCCAGCTGACGGACGTCTTCCAGGAAAAGAACGGCGTCTACGACTTCAAGCGCGGCGAGAAGTTCGACGTCGAGCGGCTGCGCCGCGTGCAGCAGCGTCCCGCCGCATACGAAGAGCGGACCGACTAA
- a CDS encoding ExeM/NucH family extracellular endonuclease, whose product MRPSIRKAALGTTLSVGLLAAPLTAFPAYAQDGAAAVPGIIINEAYLSGGSANAPFNTKFVELYNPTSEPVSLDGWSLQYRAASATAAPTGIGSLSGSIAPGGYYLVTGASNGTTGAALPTADATIGASFAGGGGTLILSNQGTRVDPLPTGSVVGAPGVVDLVGYGTSNTFETAGAAAPAGNSDPKSLNRTGFADSNNNSADFSLSTSVTPTSTGGTAPTEPAPTPTPTPTTPAPVPVPGDVVPIATIQGTGAASPLVGQTVTTRGKVTGVYATGGFNGYYLQTPGTGGTMDMAGHTASEGIFIFSAATAGSVTAGDYVEVTGTVGEYYNLTQLTVADGAMTKLSEAAPEVKPAAVAWPATDAQRETLEGMLLAPQGDFTVTDNFSLNQYAEIGLAAGTSALVQPTAVAAVGTPEHAAVVADNAARAVKLDDGASTNFLNAANQGTPLPYLTPENPVRVGAAASFSTGVILDFRNSAWKFQPLTELTAANAATATPASFTNTRTAAPESVGGNLKLASFNVLNYFTTTGDTLAGCSFYKDRSGAPVTVDGGCDARGAANAANLERQQAKIVAAINALGADVVSLMEVENSATFGKNRDDALSRLVTALNAQAPGTWDYVRSPADLPADEDVIRSAFIYRTATAEPVGESTILDNEAVFSNAREPLAQGFRPAGGEDGTEILAVTNHFKSKGSAPSSGENADTGQGGWNADRVRQAQALVDFAGTASEAAGTDKVFLLGDFNAYHAEDPIKVLVDAGYVDLGAATGKHSYAFGGTVGSLDHILASPAANEAVTGTDIWNINSVESVAFEYSRYNYNATNFYAPDPYRASDHDPILVGMDLTAEGTDTATLNLLNINDFHGRIDANTVPFAGTVEELKAGAPEGSSLFLSAGDNIGASLFASSVQQDQPTIDVLNALGLQASAVGNHEFDGGFADLTDRVAPAAQFPYLGANVYTKGTTTPALQEYEILDVNGVDVAVIGAITQETASLVSPGGISNLDFGDPVEAVNRVAEQLVEQDLADVIIAEYHEGAGSGTPDGASLDQELAAGGAFAEIVNGTTELVDAIYTGHTHKQYAWDAAIPGGDGKTRPVVQTGSYGEFVGQIRLEYNEETDEVLSYTAANVARTKTAAPELVAAYPAVAEVQRIVDAALAYSAEVGNEPIGSVTADITSAFVGTARDDRSSESTLGALVADSLLSTLSAPERGGAEIGVTNPGGLRAELYYGEDGVITYAEANAVLPFVNNLWTTTLTGAQLKTMLEQQWQPDGSSRAFLALGLSDNITYTFDADQPRGSRIQSVTINGAAMDPARDYRVGTFSFLAQGGDNFTVFREGTDTRDTGLVDRDAWISYLSANSPLSPDFARQGVAVKGAPTAVKAGTAATFTVAQLNLTSLGSPANTSLAVSFVNAAGTSTALGTAAVSAGSATVTVTLPASASGAGALVLTAAESGTTVTLPVTVEKAAAPAPAPVCKAPVAPKQWWDVRGWVRYAYELTQYVLCLTGRK is encoded by the coding sequence ATGAGACCTTCAATCCGGAAGGCTGCGCTCGGAACCACCCTGTCAGTCGGCCTGCTTGCCGCGCCGCTGACCGCGTTCCCGGCCTACGCCCAGGACGGCGCCGCCGCCGTTCCCGGCATCATCATCAACGAGGCGTACCTGTCCGGCGGAAGCGCCAACGCCCCGTTCAACACCAAATTCGTTGAACTGTACAACCCCACCAGCGAACCGGTGAGCCTGGACGGCTGGTCCCTGCAGTACCGGGCCGCGAGCGCCACTGCGGCTCCCACCGGGATCGGCAGCCTCTCCGGCAGCATCGCTCCGGGCGGGTATTACCTGGTAACAGGTGCCAGCAACGGCACCACCGGTGCTGCCCTCCCCACCGCCGACGCCACCATCGGGGCCAGTTTCGCCGGAGGCGGCGGCACGCTGATCCTCTCGAACCAGGGCACCCGGGTGGATCCCCTGCCCACAGGCTCGGTCGTCGGTGCTCCCGGAGTTGTCGATCTGGTCGGTTACGGTACCTCCAACACCTTTGAGACTGCCGGCGCTGCTGCTCCGGCAGGCAACTCGGATCCGAAGTCGCTGAACCGCACCGGTTTCGCCGATTCGAACAACAACAGTGCCGATTTCAGCCTCAGCACCTCAGTCACCCCCACCTCCACGGGCGGCACGGCTCCCACCGAGCCCGCTCCGACTCCCACACCCACGCCGACGACGCCGGCACCGGTACCGGTGCCGGGCGACGTGGTTCCGATTGCCACGATCCAGGGCACCGGCGCCGCCAGCCCGCTGGTCGGCCAGACGGTCACTACCCGCGGCAAGGTCACCGGTGTTTATGCCACCGGCGGCTTCAACGGCTATTACCTCCAGACTCCGGGCACCGGCGGGACAATGGACATGGCCGGACACACGGCTTCGGAGGGCATCTTCATCTTCTCCGCGGCAACTGCAGGCTCCGTGACCGCCGGCGACTACGTCGAGGTCACCGGCACAGTGGGTGAGTACTACAACCTCACCCAGCTCACGGTCGCCGACGGCGCCATGACCAAGCTCAGCGAAGCCGCTCCCGAGGTGAAGCCGGCTGCCGTGGCGTGGCCCGCCACCGACGCGCAGCGTGAAACCCTCGAGGGTATGCTCCTGGCACCCCAGGGCGACTTCACCGTCACTGACAACTTCTCCCTGAACCAGTACGCGGAAATCGGCCTCGCTGCCGGCACCTCCGCCCTGGTCCAGCCCACCGCGGTGGCTGCCGTCGGCACCCCCGAGCACGCCGCCGTCGTCGCGGACAACGCTGCCCGCGCCGTGAAGCTCGACGACGGCGCGAGCACCAATTTCCTCAACGCAGCCAACCAGGGAACGCCGCTTCCCTACCTGACTCCGGAAAACCCGGTCCGCGTAGGTGCTGCCGCTTCCTTCAGCACCGGCGTCATTCTGGATTTCCGCAACAGTGCCTGGAAATTCCAGCCGCTGACCGAACTCACCGCGGCCAACGCGGCCACCGCCACCCCGGCGTCGTTCACCAACACCCGCACCGCAGCCCCCGAGAGTGTCGGCGGCAACCTGAAGCTGGCGTCCTTCAATGTGCTGAATTACTTCACCACCACCGGTGACACGCTTGCCGGCTGCTCCTTCTACAAGGACCGCAGCGGCGCTCCCGTAACCGTGGACGGCGGCTGCGACGCCCGCGGTGCCGCCAACGCCGCGAACCTGGAACGCCAGCAGGCCAAGATCGTAGCCGCGATCAACGCCCTCGGCGCTGACGTGGTCTCACTGATGGAGGTGGAGAACTCCGCCACGTTCGGCAAGAACCGCGACGACGCCCTGTCCCGCCTGGTAACCGCACTGAACGCGCAGGCACCGGGAACGTGGGACTACGTCCGCTCCCCCGCGGATCTGCCCGCCGATGAAGACGTCATCCGTTCGGCCTTCATCTACCGCACCGCAACCGCTGAACCCGTCGGCGAATCCACCATCCTGGACAATGAAGCGGTCTTCTCCAACGCCCGCGAACCGCTGGCCCAGGGCTTCCGCCCAGCCGGCGGCGAAGACGGCACGGAAATCCTCGCTGTCACCAACCACTTCAAGTCCAAGGGATCAGCGCCGTCCTCCGGCGAGAACGCAGACACCGGCCAGGGCGGCTGGAACGCGGACCGCGTCCGCCAGGCCCAGGCACTGGTGGACTTCGCCGGAACCGCATCGGAAGCAGCCGGCACGGACAAGGTGTTCCTGCTCGGCGATTTCAACGCCTACCACGCAGAGGATCCCATCAAGGTGCTGGTCGATGCCGGCTACGTTGACCTCGGCGCAGCCACCGGCAAGCACTCCTACGCGTTCGGCGGGACCGTCGGCAGCCTCGACCACATCCTGGCTTCCCCGGCAGCCAATGAAGCAGTCACCGGTACGGATATCTGGAACATCAACTCCGTGGAGTCGGTGGCCTTCGAATACAGCCGCTACAACTACAACGCCACCAACTTCTACGCACCGGATCCCTACCGGGCCTCGGACCATGACCCCATCCTCGTGGGCATGGACCTGACCGCCGAAGGTACGGACACCGCCACGCTGAACCTGCTGAACATCAATGACTTCCACGGACGGATCGACGCCAACACGGTGCCGTTCGCCGGAACCGTTGAGGAACTCAAGGCCGGCGCTCCCGAGGGCAGCTCGCTGTTCCTCTCCGCCGGTGACAACATCGGCGCGTCCCTGTTCGCCTCCTCGGTGCAGCAGGACCAGCCCACCATCGATGTCCTGAATGCCCTTGGGCTGCAGGCCTCGGCGGTCGGCAACCATGAGTTCGACGGCGGCTTCGCCGACCTCACGGACCGCGTGGCACCGGCCGCGCAGTTCCCGTACCTGGGGGCGAACGTCTACACCAAGGGAACCACCACCCCTGCGCTGCAGGAGTACGAGATCCTGGACGTCAACGGAGTGGATGTGGCCGTCATCGGTGCCATCACCCAGGAGACCGCAAGCCTGGTCAGCCCGGGAGGCATCAGCAACCTGGACTTCGGTGATCCCGTGGAAGCGGTCAACCGCGTTGCCGAGCAGCTGGTCGAGCAGGACCTCGCCGACGTGATCATTGCCGAGTACCACGAGGGTGCCGGAAGCGGCACCCCCGACGGCGCCTCGCTGGATCAGGAGCTCGCCGCCGGCGGTGCCTTCGCCGAAATCGTCAATGGCACCACTGAACTGGTGGATGCCATCTACACCGGTCACACCCACAAGCAGTACGCCTGGGATGCAGCCATTCCCGGCGGGGACGGTAAGACCCGCCCCGTGGTACAGACCGGTTCCTACGGTGAATTCGTCGGCCAGATCCGCCTCGAATACAACGAAGAAACCGACGAGGTGCTCTCCTACACCGCGGCCAACGTGGCGCGCACCAAGACGGCCGCGCCGGAACTCGTCGCTGCCTACCCGGCAGTCGCCGAGGTACAGCGGATCGTGGACGCCGCCCTGGCCTACTCGGCCGAGGTGGGCAACGAGCCCATCGGCTCCGTCACCGCGGATATCACCTCTGCCTTCGTCGGCACCGCCCGCGATGACCGCAGCTCCGAATCCACCCTCGGCGCTCTGGTGGCCGACTCGCTGCTGTCCACCCTTTCCGCCCCCGAACGCGGAGGCGCCGAAATCGGCGTCACCAATCCGGGCGGCCTGCGCGCCGAGCTCTACTACGGCGAGGACGGCGTGATCACCTACGCCGAAGCCAACGCGGTCCTGCCCTTCGTCAACAACCTCTGGACCACCACGCTGACCGGTGCCCAGCTGAAAACGATGCTGGAGCAGCAGTGGCAGCCGGACGGCAGCTCACGCGCCTTCCTGGCCCTCGGCCTCTCCGACAACATCACCTACACCTTCGATGCCGACCAGCCCCGGGGATCACGGATCCAGAGCGTCACCATCAACGGTGCCGCGATGGACCCGGCACGCGATTACCGGGTTGGTACGTTCAGCTTCCTGGCGCAGGGCGGAGACAACTTCACCGTCTTCCGGGAAGGCACCGACACCCGGGACACGGGGCTCGTAGACCGTGACGCCTGGATCAGCTACCTGTCGGCCAACAGCCCGCTCTCCCCCGACTTCGCCCGCCAGGGCGTAGCCGTCAAGGGCGCGCCCACGGCCGTCAAGGCAGGCACGGCTGCAACCTTCACCGTCGCCCAGCTGAACCTGACCTCGCTCGGCAGCCCGGCCAACACCTCGCTGGCCGTCAGCTTCGTGAATGCCGCCGGCACCTCGACGGCGCTCGGTACGGCAGCGGTCAGCGCCGGTTCCGCCACAGTGACGGTGACCCTTCCGGCGTCGGCGTCCGGTGCCGGAGCCCTGGTGCTCACGGCCGCCGAATCCGGTACGACGGTGACCCTGCCGGTCACGGTCGAGAAGGCTGCAGCGCCGGCGCCGGCTCCGGTCTGCAAGGCGCCGGTGGCACCCAAGCAGTGGTGGGACGTGCGCGGCTGGGTCCGCTACGCCTACGAACTGACGCAGTACGTGCTGTGCCTGACCGGACGGAAGTAA
- a CDS encoding carbohydrate ABC transporter permease encodes MATATAPAATPAAPTAPGGSPADGRARARAQKKREAEHLRSLTLGPGRKGRVAAYLVVAVLAALWALPLAWAVLSSFKAEADVSAAPLKFWPDSGWTAEAYRSVLAAGDIPLWIWNSVLVSTIVTVITVTISALAAYAFSRQKFRGRKWLFGLTVAAIMVPPQILIVPLFDQMIALRLSDTLLGVALPQVVMPLMVIVMKNFFDQIPVELEEAARLDGAGDFRVFFAVVLPLSRSIITAVSIFVFISAWNNFLWPFIVTNSPEIMTIPVGLGTVKNAYGVQYASEMASAMIGALPLLIVFMLFQRHIIRGFATSGMGGQ; translated from the coding sequence ATGGCTACCGCAACCGCTCCCGCAGCCACCCCTGCCGCACCCACCGCACCGGGCGGAAGCCCGGCCGATGGGCGTGCCCGCGCCCGGGCCCAGAAAAAACGCGAAGCCGAACACCTGCGCAGCCTGACCCTCGGGCCCGGCCGCAAGGGCCGGGTGGCGGCGTACCTCGTTGTGGCGGTCCTCGCAGCACTGTGGGCCCTGCCCCTGGCCTGGGCGGTGCTGTCCTCGTTCAAGGCGGAGGCGGACGTTTCCGCCGCTCCGCTGAAGTTCTGGCCGGACAGCGGCTGGACGGCGGAGGCCTACCGCAGCGTCCTGGCAGCGGGGGACATTCCGCTCTGGATCTGGAATTCGGTGCTGGTTTCCACCATTGTCACGGTCATCACGGTGACCATCTCTGCGCTGGCGGCCTACGCGTTCTCCCGCCAGAAGTTCCGCGGCCGCAAGTGGCTGTTCGGCCTCACTGTAGCGGCCATCATGGTGCCGCCGCAGATCCTGATTGTGCCGCTCTTTGACCAGATGATTGCGCTGCGCCTGTCCGATACCCTTCTGGGCGTGGCGCTGCCGCAGGTGGTGATGCCGCTGATGGTTATCGTGATGAAGAACTTCTTCGACCAGATCCCGGTGGAGCTGGAAGAAGCGGCGAGGCTGGACGGCGCAGGGGACTTCCGGGTGTTTTTCGCCGTCGTGCTGCCGCTGTCCCGGTCCATCATCACCGCCGTGTCGATCTTTGTGTTCATCAGTGCATGGAACAACTTCCTGTGGCCGTTCATCGTCACCAATTCACCGGAAATCATGACGATCCCGGTGGGGCTGGGTACCGTGAAGAATGCCTACGGGGTGCAGTACGCCTCCGAAATGGCCAGCGCAATGATCGGCGCGCTGCCGCTGCTGATTGTTTTTATGCTCTTCCAGCGCCATATCATCAGGGGATTCGCCACATCCGGTATGGGAGGCCAGTAA
- a CDS encoding extracellular solute-binding protein, with the protein MNTNYRSPNRRQFLRGALAAAVTAGSVGAVAGCGSSAAGSGSAPVTVWDPFQGADGANMRGIISDVSARTGLDIKPTTLSWGPPYYTKLAMSSASQQPPDAAIMHISRMPGYAPGGLLEPWDKGLLAEVGITEADFAPAVWDSCHHDGELYSLPLDTHPFITFFNQDLADKAGVLAPDGTMPISSAEQLHEVGSKLAEVTGGYGISFGYLMDTAQAWRLFWGLYRQTGGDYRLEPGESAALDEDRAAEVIGAVASWMDGKCLTESMDYESGLAAYNGGRVGMILSGVWEVAGLQASVPRTGGMPMPTMFGTPAVYADSHSYVLPQQRSMTDERRRAVYEFVGSVIRDGGPQWGTAGHIPAYLPAQQTAEYSALRPQSDYAAAGEHVVFDPAVWFAGAGTDFQNQMSQALSNAFRGQTKPMDAVGGMLTAMDRFLAAPNPTA; encoded by the coding sequence ATGAACACCAACTACAGATCTCCGAACCGCAGGCAGTTCCTGCGGGGAGCCCTGGCGGCCGCCGTCACTGCCGGCAGCGTCGGCGCCGTGGCCGGATGCGGGAGTTCCGCGGCGGGCAGCGGCAGCGCGCCTGTCACCGTATGGGACCCTTTCCAGGGTGCGGACGGGGCGAATATGCGCGGCATCATCAGTGACGTCTCCGCCCGGACCGGACTGGATATCAAACCCACCACGCTGTCCTGGGGCCCGCCGTACTACACCAAACTCGCCATGAGCTCCGCGTCGCAGCAGCCGCCGGATGCCGCAATCATGCATATTTCCCGGATGCCCGGCTATGCGCCGGGCGGTCTCCTGGAACCGTGGGACAAGGGCCTGCTGGCCGAGGTGGGCATCACCGAAGCGGACTTCGCGCCGGCTGTCTGGGATTCCTGCCACCACGACGGCGAGCTCTACTCCCTGCCGTTGGACACCCACCCGTTCATTACCTTCTTCAACCAGGATCTGGCGGACAAGGCCGGTGTGCTCGCCCCCGACGGCACAATGCCGATTTCCTCCGCCGAACAGCTGCATGAGGTGGGCAGCAAGCTCGCGGAAGTGACCGGTGGCTACGGCATCAGCTTCGGTTACCTAATGGACACCGCCCAGGCCTGGCGGCTCTTCTGGGGCCTCTACCGGCAGACCGGCGGCGACTACCGGCTCGAGCCCGGGGAGTCCGCCGCCCTCGACGAGGACCGCGCAGCGGAGGTCATCGGTGCGGTGGCCTCCTGGATGGACGGCAAGTGCCTGACGGAGAGCATGGACTACGAGAGCGGCCTTGCAGCCTACAACGGCGGACGGGTGGGAATGATCCTCTCCGGCGTGTGGGAGGTCGCCGGGCTGCAGGCGTCCGTGCCCCGGACCGGAGGCATGCCGATGCCCACGATGTTCGGCACCCCCGCCGTGTATGCCGATTCGCACAGCTACGTTCTGCCGCAGCAGCGTTCCATGACTGATGAACGCCGCCGTGCAGTCTACGAATTTGTGGGCTCGGTCATCCGCGACGGCGGACCCCAGTGGGGGACCGCCGGCCACATTCCGGCCTACCTCCCGGCCCAGCAGACCGCTGAATACTCCGCCCTGCGTCCGCAGTCGGACTACGCAGCCGCCGGCGAGCACGTGGTCTTTGACCCTGCGGTCTGGTTCGCGGGAGCGGGCACGGACTTCCAGAACCAGATGTCCCAGGCCCTTTCAAATGCCTTCCGCGGCCAGACGAAGCCGATGGACGCCGTCGGCGGGATGCTCACCGCCATGGACCGCTTCCTTGCCGCCCCGAATCCCACTGCGTGA
- a CDS encoding LacI family DNA-binding transcriptional regulator — MKRVGIKEVAERAGVSWKTVSNVMNNRPVVHPETRARVLQAVEELGYTPNLIGRQLRQGSTRAIALVVPDLRNPYFGVLAQTLEAAAKRRGYTVSIEISGGTVDLEQHYLHGWHGRLFDGLIFSPSAVTGEAIAKRTDPTPMVLLGERIINADVPHVAIDNSASSVDLVRHLVEGGRRRIAFLGADGTGGISTGSQRFEGYRAALRFAGLPYDAALVGTTGTWFRQEGYTLAQQILAAPDVDAIVCANDLLAVGALAAARELGRDVPGELALVGWDNIDEVRYTSPGITSVAPDLEALAEAAVSSVLGELEGEVVIPHRIVERESSAPVRRQ; from the coding sequence GTGAAGCGAGTGGGGATCAAGGAGGTCGCCGAGCGCGCCGGGGTGTCGTGGAAAACCGTTTCCAACGTCATGAACAACCGCCCGGTGGTCCACCCGGAAACGCGGGCCCGGGTGCTGCAGGCGGTGGAGGAACTGGGCTACACGCCCAACCTGATCGGCCGCCAGCTGCGCCAGGGCTCCACCCGTGCCATCGCCCTGGTGGTGCCGGATCTGCGCAATCCCTATTTCGGGGTCCTGGCCCAGACCCTCGAGGCTGCGGCAAAACGCCGCGGCTACACGGTGTCCATCGAAATCTCCGGCGGCACGGTGGACCTGGAACAGCATTACCTGCACGGCTGGCACGGCCGGCTCTTTGACGGCCTGATCTTCTCCCCCTCCGCCGTGACCGGAGAGGCCATAGCCAAGCGGACCGACCCCACGCCCATGGTGCTGCTGGGCGAACGCATCATCAACGCAGACGTACCCCACGTGGCCATCGACAATTCGGCCTCGAGCGTTGATCTTGTGCGCCACCTCGTAGAGGGCGGACGACGCCGGATTGCCTTCCTCGGAGCGGACGGAACCGGCGGGATTTCCACGGGCAGCCAGCGGTTTGAAGGCTACCGCGCGGCCCTGCGCTTTGCCGGACTTCCCTATGACGCAGCCCTGGTGGGCACCACCGGCACCTGGTTCCGCCAGGAGGGCTACACCCTCGCGCAGCAGATCCTCGCCGCGCCGGACGTGGATGCGATTGTCTGCGCCAATGACCTCCTCGCTGTCGGCGCCCTGGCTGCGGCCCGGGAGCTGGGCCGCGACGTCCCCGGGGAGCTGGCGCTGGTGGGCTGGGACAACATTGACGAGGTTCGTTACACCTCTCCCGGAATCACCTCCGTGGCTCCGGATCTGGAAGCCCTGGCCGAGGCAGCCGTCTCCTCGGTTCTGGGGGAGCTGGAGGGCGAAGTAGTGATTCCCCACCGCATTGTGGAGCGGGAATCCTCCGCGCCGGTGCGTCGGCAGTAG